A window of Deinococcus terrestris contains these coding sequences:
- a CDS encoding DUF3320 domain-containing protein — MTDTLSRQETVNLALARHRELLLDLSTRNPLLHFVTRDAKGKLKPKRLELQTPSLDELFRTLVTEGRAVVFEGARDILPEDDEDPAGFMRAGQPGLRKGDLKVQVPLNSLDLQKRLIQTARTSREFLEEQGLHCLYLGLGQLRWFEDRKTSDDPYSPRLAPLLLIPVTLERQARSDGFRLVYTGDELQGNLTLAMKLREQGLTLPELPASEDLLPSSYFTQVEEALRSRMTPVSAGADLEDWFAPETTTSRSVTWSVDTEMAFLGFFSFSKFLMYRDLLPGSWPEGLTPHEHPLIAPLLAGQVSDERLTVLDSLDEATTGPGAWHVLDADSSQAEAIYHVLQGQHLVLQGPPGTGKSQTITNMIAGLVAQGKTVLFVAEKEAALSVVEDRLRKVGLGHAVLALHSKDAKKTALRDALQQAMQQARRITVPDQGEDARLAELVSQLQDVPHALNTPAGSGRTTPFEAMGRLLALQAQLSNAQQLLQSGGPPFGTVTWTDQQWALARQLTQELAEWIAQRGLPQQLTLWGSPKAAELPQERARLATALELLETHGHALRTELAQGQSWQIPEAAGLPDVHLLITQLQTLLGAPDLGGLAVEAARWEDALATLKMMRGRQDAFLSLERELTQRLMQARAAHTPVPAAPGRVLETLSHVAQLSEQLLALKAELLRDLHPEALDAESADLAHTREVLDTAGRSPLAFLNGRVRQARRQAQGWLRASRPLDEVLGLLASAEQYQELRQAQVAAARQSPLPLGELEQVPWALVTQLVDWLCRVPQPDTRTVTLAWQALGRALSGPTEVTAPQLDELLAREAAAQPDEHLHTLLGPHLRGFDTPWEDLTAKAEWLAHWQAQTHPTWVTTLVVGMANTPTLRTPLQDHLASLERHSSAVREALGEVRQLIQYPSFGGDALDRLLEQTRALQADRQALSAVVSWNNLAPRLKQAGLDRLLDLGAALPQGEGGRQLPAAAELLWYAELIDHAFQDRPVLAGFDRQRQDLRRRQFRQLDLDRFALNRLRVQQAYLQRVPQASGVGQVGILQREFAKKKRLLPIRDLMQVAGKAIQAIKPVFMMSPLSLANFIPLGSLTFDVVIFDEASQVRPSDALGSLLRGRQAVVVGDLKQLGPTNFFGKASGQDEEDEDDTAGLESLLSLFEAQYAGYRRSLTWHYRSQHESLIQTSNEAFYEGELVTFPSARGQADDLGLRYHHLDPREASFDRGGKRINRGEAEAVVEAVVRHARERPQESLAVVTFSAAQQKLIADRIEGLVPTLEEKTQRFFSETAPERFVVKNLENVQGDERDVIMISVGYGFAPDGRTGGVKFYRAFGPLGTADGWRRLNVLITRARRRIEVFANFLPEDITGLNDTDSHRGLHAFKQFLERSRGQGQQAAASTVQAEVGLPQQVAGVLRGAGYEVHEQVGSSASRIELAVVHPEKPGEYVLGIELDGPRYQQARSVRDRDRLREDVLGVFGWQILRLWSVEWFRDPESAREDLLARVRQAIQDAARPEPDAEPPRAEDAPSTDEDPWAWPAPDSNSLSLGGQTEESLWPDTVSESLVLQGAPYREAAATLHSSGEEFHKLDRQQLQLALVEIVRQEGPIHQEVLARRLMKAANITRKGVRVQDTIDSVLSFAVQTGQVERQGAFVCLPGLLEVLPRSRADRPANEQSLDYVSDLELLWTIHRVVGSAVGITRQELPSGCLELLGLKKVMADHRVRIDGLIEFALQSGVLTQQQGTLVLSGKQ; from the coding sequence ATGACCGATACGCTCAGCCGCCAGGAGACCGTGAACCTCGCCCTGGCCCGGCACCGAGAGTTGCTGCTCGACCTCAGTACCCGCAACCCGCTGCTGCATTTCGTGACCCGCGACGCCAAGGGGAAGCTCAAACCCAAGCGTCTGGAACTGCAGACGCCATCGCTGGATGAGCTGTTCCGCACGCTGGTGACCGAGGGCCGCGCCGTCGTCTTCGAGGGCGCCCGTGACATCCTGCCGGAAGACGACGAGGACCCCGCCGGGTTCATGCGGGCAGGGCAGCCAGGGCTGCGCAAGGGCGACCTGAAGGTGCAGGTGCCGCTCAACTCCCTGGACCTGCAAAAGCGCCTGATCCAGACGGCCCGCACCAGCCGCGAGTTTCTGGAAGAACAGGGCCTGCACTGCCTGTATCTGGGGCTGGGCCAGTTGCGCTGGTTCGAGGACCGCAAAACCAGTGATGATCCGTACTCACCACGACTCGCCCCCCTCCTCCTGATTCCGGTGACCCTGGAACGCCAGGCGCGCTCGGACGGGTTCCGGCTGGTCTACACCGGGGATGAGTTGCAGGGCAACCTCACACTGGCGATGAAACTGCGGGAGCAGGGACTCACCCTTCCTGAGCTGCCCGCCAGCGAGGACCTGCTGCCCAGCAGCTACTTCACGCAGGTGGAAGAAGCGCTGCGCAGCCGCATGACGCCCGTATCGGCGGGAGCGGACCTGGAGGACTGGTTTGCCCCCGAGACGACCACCTCCCGCAGCGTGACGTGGTCCGTCGACACCGAGATGGCCTTTCTGGGCTTTTTCTCCTTCTCGAAGTTCCTGATGTACCGGGACCTGTTGCCGGGCAGCTGGCCCGAGGGACTCACGCCGCACGAGCATCCCCTGATTGCGCCGCTGCTGGCCGGACAGGTGTCCGACGAGCGGCTCACCGTGCTGGACAGCCTCGACGAGGCCACCACGGGCCCTGGGGCCTGGCACGTGCTCGACGCGGACAGCTCGCAGGCCGAAGCGATCTACCACGTGCTGCAGGGCCAGCACCTGGTGCTGCAGGGCCCGCCTGGGACCGGGAAAAGTCAGACCATCACCAACATGATCGCGGGCCTGGTCGCGCAGGGCAAAACAGTGCTGTTCGTCGCGGAGAAGGAAGCGGCCCTGAGCGTGGTGGAAGACCGCCTGCGCAAGGTGGGGCTGGGACACGCCGTGCTGGCCCTGCACAGCAAGGACGCCAAGAAGACGGCGCTGCGAGACGCCCTGCAGCAGGCCATGCAGCAAGCGCGGCGCATCACGGTCCCTGACCAGGGAGAGGACGCGCGGTTGGCTGAGCTGGTCTCGCAGTTGCAGGACGTCCCCCACGCCCTGAATACTCCCGCTGGAAGTGGACGGACCACACCCTTTGAGGCCATGGGACGCCTGCTGGCGCTGCAAGCGCAACTCTCCAACGCCCAGCAGTTGCTGCAGAGCGGCGGGCCACCCTTCGGGACTGTGACCTGGACCGATCAGCAGTGGGCACTGGCCCGGCAGCTGACCCAAGAACTCGCCGAGTGGATTGCGCAGCGGGGCCTGCCGCAGCAGCTCACCCTCTGGGGCAGCCCGAAGGCAGCGGAATTGCCCCAGGAACGTGCACGCCTGGCTACGGCCCTGGAGCTGCTTGAAACGCACGGGCACGCTCTCCGCACAGAACTGGCCCAGGGCCAGAGCTGGCAGATTCCGGAAGCTGCGGGGTTGCCTGACGTCCATCTGCTGATCACGCAGTTGCAGACCCTGCTGGGGGCCCCGGACCTGGGGGGTCTGGCCGTGGAGGCCGCTCGGTGGGAAGACGCCCTCGCCACTCTGAAAATGATGCGTGGCCGTCAGGACGCCTTTCTCTCCCTCGAACGTGAGCTGACCCAGAGGCTGATGCAGGCCCGTGCGGCCCACACGCCCGTGCCCGCTGCACCCGGCAGGGTTCTGGAGACCCTGAGCCACGTCGCCCAGCTGAGCGAGCAGTTGCTGGCCCTGAAAGCAGAGCTGCTGCGGGACTTGCACCCGGAGGCCCTCGACGCGGAATCGGCAGACCTCGCGCACACCCGGGAGGTTCTGGACACGGCGGGGCGCTCGCCACTGGCCTTCCTGAACGGCCGGGTCCGTCAGGCGCGCCGTCAGGCACAGGGCTGGTTACGTGCATCCCGGCCTCTGGATGAGGTGCTGGGTCTTCTTGCCAGCGCCGAGCAGTACCAGGAACTGCGGCAGGCGCAGGTGGCGGCGGCCCGGCAATCCCCCTTGCCACTCGGCGAGTTGGAGCAGGTGCCCTGGGCGCTGGTCACGCAACTGGTGGACTGGCTGTGCCGGGTCCCCCAGCCGGACACCCGTACGGTCACACTGGCGTGGCAGGCCCTGGGCCGGGCGCTGAGCGGTCCCACCGAGGTCACGGCCCCTCAGCTCGACGAGCTGCTGGCCCGTGAGGCAGCAGCTCAGCCAGACGAGCACCTGCACACCCTGCTGGGGCCCCATCTGCGCGGTTTCGATACGCCGTGGGAGGACCTCACGGCGAAAGCGGAGTGGCTCGCCCACTGGCAGGCCCAGACCCACCCAACCTGGGTCACCACGCTCGTGGTGGGGATGGCCAACACGCCGACGCTCCGCACGCCACTCCAGGACCACCTGGCAAGCCTCGAACGGCACAGCAGCGCCGTGCGTGAAGCGCTTGGTGAGGTGCGGCAGCTCATCCAGTACCCCAGCTTCGGTGGAGACGCACTGGACAGGCTGCTGGAGCAGACCCGCGCTCTGCAAGCCGACCGGCAGGCCCTCAGTGCCGTGGTCAGCTGGAACAACCTCGCGCCACGCCTCAAGCAGGCCGGATTGGACAGGCTGCTGGACCTGGGTGCGGCCCTTCCCCAGGGGGAGGGCGGGCGGCAGCTTCCAGCCGCTGCGGAGCTGCTGTGGTACGCAGAGCTGATTGACCATGCTTTTCAGGACAGGCCGGTCCTGGCCGGCTTCGATCGGCAGCGTCAGGACCTCCGCCGCCGGCAGTTCCGTCAGCTCGACCTGGACCGGTTCGCGCTCAACCGCCTGCGGGTGCAGCAGGCCTACCTGCAACGGGTGCCGCAGGCCAGTGGCGTCGGGCAGGTGGGGATCTTGCAGCGGGAATTCGCGAAGAAAAAGCGGCTGCTGCCCATCCGTGACCTGATGCAGGTGGCTGGCAAAGCCATCCAGGCCATCAAGCCGGTCTTTATGATGAGCCCGCTGTCGCTGGCCAACTTCATCCCGCTGGGGAGCCTGACCTTCGACGTGGTCATTTTCGATGAGGCGTCACAGGTCAGGCCCAGTGACGCCCTGGGCTCGCTTCTCCGCGGCCGACAGGCGGTGGTGGTGGGAGACCTCAAGCAGCTGGGGCCCACCAACTTCTTTGGCAAGGCCAGTGGACAAGACGAGGAAGACGAGGACGATACCGCTGGACTCGAATCCCTGCTGTCGCTCTTCGAGGCCCAGTACGCGGGGTACCGCCGCAGCCTGACCTGGCACTACCGCAGTCAGCACGAGTCATTGATTCAGACCTCCAACGAGGCGTTCTACGAGGGTGAACTGGTGACCTTCCCGAGCGCGCGCGGGCAGGCCGACGACCTGGGGCTGAGATACCACCACCTCGATCCCCGGGAAGCCTCCTTTGATCGCGGCGGGAAGCGCATCAACCGTGGCGAGGCGGAGGCGGTGGTTGAGGCGGTGGTGCGCCACGCCCGGGAACGTCCTCAGGAAAGCCTGGCCGTGGTGACGTTCAGCGCCGCTCAGCAGAAGTTGATCGCAGACCGGATCGAGGGTCTTGTGCCCACTCTGGAAGAAAAAACCCAACGGTTTTTCAGCGAGACGGCCCCTGAACGCTTCGTGGTCAAGAACCTGGAAAACGTGCAGGGAGACGAGCGGGACGTCATCATGATCAGCGTCGGGTACGGCTTTGCCCCAGACGGCCGCACAGGGGGCGTGAAGTTCTACCGCGCCTTTGGTCCGCTGGGCACGGCGGACGGCTGGCGTCGACTCAATGTGCTGATCACCCGGGCCCGCCGGCGCATTGAGGTGTTCGCCAACTTCCTTCCCGAAGACATCACGGGCCTGAACGACACCGACAGCCACCGCGGACTGCACGCCTTCAAGCAGTTTCTCGAGCGCTCCCGGGGACAGGGGCAGCAGGCTGCAGCTTCTACTGTTCAGGCGGAGGTAGGACTTCCGCAGCAGGTGGCCGGGGTGCTGCGCGGGGCAGGCTACGAGGTGCACGAGCAGGTGGGCAGCAGCGCTTCGCGCATTGAGCTGGCCGTGGTTCATCCGGAGAAGCCCGGCGAGTACGTTCTGGGGATAGAACTCGACGGCCCGCGTTATCAGCAGGCCCGCAGCGTCCGCGACCGCGACCGCCTGCGCGAGGACGTGCTGGGGGTGTTCGGGTGGCAGATCCTGCGCCTGTGGAGTGTGGAGTGGTTCCGCGATCCGGAGAGCGCCCGGGAAGATCTGCTGGCGCGAGTGCGGCAGGCCATCCAGGACGCGGCCCGCCCAGAGCCTGATGCCGAGCCCCCTCGCGCCGAGGACGCGCCGTCCACCGACGAGGACCCCTGGGCATGGCCAGCGCCGGACTCCAACTCCCTGTCCCTTGGAGGCCAGACGGAAGAATCGCTCTGGCCGGACACGGTCAGCGAGAGCCTGGTCCTGCAGGGCGCACCGTACCGGGAAGCTGCAGCCACACTGCACAGCTCCGGCGAGGAGTTCCACAAGCTGGACCGACAGCAGCTGCAGCTGGCCCTGGTAGAGATCGTGCGTCAGGAGGGTCCGATTCATCAGGAGGTGCTGGCCCGGCGCTTAATGAAGGCCGCAAATATCACCCGCAAGGGCGTCCGGGTCCAGGACACCATTGACAGTGTTCTGAGCTTCGCGGTCCAAACTGGACAGGTGGAGCGTCAGGGCGCTTTCGTCTGCTTGCCTGGCCTCCTGGAGGTGCTTCCCCGTTCCAGGGCCGACCGTCCAGCGAACGAGCAGAGCCTAGACTACGTCAGTGATCTGGAACTGCTGTGGACCATCCACCGTGTCGTGGGTTCAGCAGTCGGTATCACGCGCCAGGAGCTGCCATCCGGCTGTCTGGAGCTGCTCGGCTTGAAAAAAGTCATGGCAGACCACAGGGTCCGCATTGATGGCCTGATAGAGTTTGCCCTTCAATCAGGCGTGCTGACCCAGCAGCAGGGCACCCTTGTGCTCTCTGGCAAACAGTGA
- a CDS encoding DUF3320 domain-containing protein has translation MSALSPTSPLQGSRYQILRTLGQGGFGITYQARDALLQRTVVIKELFPQGSVRTATGLQLPGNLSPEYFSTMLRSFVEEARALARFSSEHVVRVQDVFQDRDTAYIVMDFIEGRTLMQRLRDEGPLNPETALRMARQLAGALDVVHRAGLLHRDIKPDNIFLTRDDTPVLIDFGAARPYTPDQQIEMSVVLTHGFAPLEQYAQTGTFGPYTDLYALAATLLFAITAKVPPVPVARLQGEAPLPVMDPTYPPGLRRAIDQGLQIQPAQRPQTAEAFLALLQGGREDYGALELAEELQRQRLASPAVSESAFGRMWAQTLLALWARREGRLPGLATPDDLEASLKRSLDLLPLLQEGLLLVFGDLRLAAEELARLIPGVVRALHDRPGELPEFALAVEALAALPKPVHLPTPDKVWRAPSTNRSQRPPLPALSAKFQGFQSLELAAADVVQLGFADPVHVLWTLSTSGRFQAFGSGRGTRLLDLSGTSAAAADGTGLYTGTHGGKVRRWDFHGQAMDEALNLAFVPVRLAAHQGTLAAAGREGELLVGKNGEVRTVQVAQLVGREADLQALHFSADGQLLLWQDAAAVTLLRVQTLKVLRTLTLPGAPVTAAALSQDGQRAATSHGARVLLWDVVSGRETGAFAAPWDVQTLFFNPGGRMLGVLGDELLLYDVQSGQPLAAHPAPGGRGLRASISRDGRMLAVAGLHRVDLLHLAPVQDQTLPDLQPPMKPTVPPVSTRPVSVSPAPPSPAPVTSPESITPPVPGPGGGPPPLTNGFHAAAALLTSRTTAAPSDVALGTAGTEPYQEHVLPLQPQTDLLRRSAPDLAALMEAVVQAEGPVHRHEVFRRVAIAHGVGKVGSRIAAALEQVLQKAVQNGQVVQRGDFLWPPGMTRPPVRDRAGLPHRSVDLVCDEELQEAVRLVQSMYSYQFPDTQVVTVARLLGFARLTKTTRDRIVALMQRTHA, from the coding sequence ATGTCTGCTCTGTCCCCCACCAGTCCCCTCCAAGGTTCCCGTTACCAGATTCTCCGAACACTGGGGCAGGGCGGCTTCGGCATCACCTATCAGGCGCGGGACGCGCTGCTTCAGCGCACGGTCGTGATCAAGGAGCTGTTTCCGCAGGGCAGTGTCCGCACCGCCACCGGTCTTCAGCTTCCGGGCAACCTGTCGCCGGAGTACTTCAGCACCATGCTGCGCAGCTTCGTGGAGGAAGCCCGGGCCCTGGCCCGGTTTTCATCAGAGCATGTGGTCCGGGTGCAAGACGTGTTTCAGGACCGCGACACCGCGTACATCGTGATGGATTTTATCGAGGGCCGCACCCTGATGCAGCGCCTGAGGGACGAGGGCCCACTCAACCCGGAAACGGCGCTACGCATGGCCCGGCAACTTGCCGGTGCCCTGGACGTGGTACACCGTGCCGGACTGCTGCACCGCGACATCAAACCCGACAACATTTTCCTGACCCGGGACGACACACCGGTGCTGATTGATTTTGGAGCGGCGCGGCCGTATACCCCGGACCAGCAGATCGAGATGTCGGTGGTGCTCACACACGGCTTCGCTCCCTTGGAGCAGTACGCGCAAACGGGAACATTCGGGCCGTATACCGACCTGTACGCCTTGGCCGCCACCCTGCTGTTTGCCATCACGGCGAAGGTGCCCCCTGTCCCCGTGGCGCGCCTGCAAGGCGAAGCGCCGCTGCCCGTAATGGACCCGACGTACCCGCCTGGGTTGCGCCGGGCCATCGACCAGGGCCTGCAGATTCAGCCGGCCCAGCGGCCTCAGACGGCAGAGGCCTTCTTGGCCCTGCTTCAGGGCGGCCGGGAGGATTACGGTGCGCTGGAACTGGCTGAGGAACTCCAGCGCCAGCGCCTCGCCAGTCCCGCAGTCAGCGAAAGCGCCTTTGGACGGATGTGGGCACAGACGCTGCTGGCCCTGTGGGCACGCCGGGAGGGACGACTTCCGGGCCTGGCTACCCCGGATGACCTGGAAGCGTCCCTGAAGCGCAGCCTCGACCTTCTCCCGCTGCTGCAGGAGGGTCTGCTGCTGGTGTTCGGTGACCTGCGCCTCGCCGCTGAGGAACTCGCCCGACTCATCCCGGGTGTCGTGCGGGCGCTGCACGACCGGCCCGGGGAGCTGCCGGAGTTCGCCCTGGCGGTCGAGGCCCTGGCCGCGTTGCCGAAACCCGTTCACCTGCCCACGCCGGACAAGGTCTGGCGGGCGCCGAGCACGAACCGGTCCCAGCGTCCCCCACTGCCCGCCCTGTCCGCGAAGTTCCAGGGCTTTCAGAGCTTGGAGCTGGCGGCAGCGGACGTTGTGCAACTGGGCTTTGCTGACCCCGTGCACGTGCTGTGGACCCTGAGCACCAGCGGGCGCTTCCAGGCCTTTGGCAGCGGCCGCGGCACACGGCTGCTGGACCTCAGCGGCACGTCTGCGGCTGCCGCAGACGGGACGGGGCTGTACACCGGGACACACGGAGGGAAGGTCAGGCGCTGGGATTTCCATGGACAGGCGATGGACGAGGCGCTGAATCTCGCCTTTGTCCCCGTCAGGCTGGCCGCCCACCAGGGCACGCTCGCGGCGGCCGGGCGTGAGGGTGAGCTTCTCGTGGGAAAAAACGGCGAGGTGCGGACGGTCCAGGTCGCGCAACTGGTGGGCCGGGAAGCTGACCTCCAGGCCCTGCACTTCTCTGCAGACGGGCAACTGCTGCTGTGGCAAGACGCTGCGGCCGTGACGCTGCTGCGGGTCCAGACCCTCAAGGTACTGCGGACCCTGACCCTTCCGGGTGCTCCGGTGACTGCTGCCGCGCTCAGTCAGGACGGCCAGCGCGCCGCGACGTCCCACGGTGCACGCGTCCTGCTGTGGGACGTCGTCAGCGGACGTGAAACTGGTGCGTTCGCGGCACCCTGGGACGTCCAGACCCTCTTCTTCAATCCAGGTGGCCGCATGCTGGGTGTACTGGGAGACGAACTGCTGCTGTACGACGTCCAGAGTGGCCAGCCACTGGCCGCGCACCCCGCGCCCGGGGGTCGGGGGCTACGCGCCAGCATCAGCCGGGACGGCCGCATGCTGGCCGTGGCCGGGCTGCACCGTGTGGACCTGCTGCATCTCGCGCCGGTTCAGGACCAAACCCTGCCGGACCTTCAACCGCCCATGAAGCCCACCGTGCCCCCGGTGTCGACCCGCCCTGTCTCTGTCTCCCCTGCCCCGCCCTCCCCGGCTCCGGTGACGTCTCCGGAGTCCATTACACCCCCAGTGCCAGGGCCCGGCGGCGGTCCTCCTCCGCTGACCAACGGCTTTCACGCGGCGGCCGCGCTGCTGACGAGCCGCACCACGGCCGCGCCTTCTGACGTGGCCCTGGGAACCGCTGGCACCGAGCCCTATCAGGAGCATGTCCTGCCGCTTCAACCTCAGACAGATCTGCTCCGGCGCTCCGCACCGGACCTGGCCGCGCTGATGGAGGCAGTGGTGCAGGCCGAAGGCCCAGTGCACCGCCACGAGGTGTTTCGCCGCGTGGCGATCGCCCACGGGGTCGGCAAGGTCGGTTCGCGAATTGCTGCGGCCCTGGAGCAGGTGCTGCAGAAGGCCGTCCAGAACGGACAGGTGGTGCAGCGCGGCGATTTCCTGTGGCCACCTGGCATGACGCGGCCACCTGTGCGCGACCGCGCCGGACTGCCCCACCGTTCTGTAGATCTGGTGTGCGATGAGGAACTGCAGGAAGCCGTGCGGCTCGTGCAGTCCATGTATTCGTATCAGTTTCCCGACACGCAAGTGGTGACGGTGGCGCGTCTGCTGGGCTTCGCGCGCCTGACCAAGACCACCCGCGACCGCATCGTTGCCCTGATGCAAAGGACCCACGCATGA